One genomic region from Myripristis murdjan chromosome 7, fMyrMur1.1, whole genome shotgun sequence encodes:
- the spen gene encoding msx2-interacting protein translates to MVRETRHLWVGNLPENVREEKIIEHFKRYGRVESVKVLPKRGSEGGVAAFVDFVDIKSAQKAHNAINKMGDRDLRTDYNEPGTIPSAARGLDDSLSLGSRGRDVSGFTRAAGGPVYGPPASLHSRDGRYERRLDGTAESRDRAYDHSAYGHHDRPGSSFERQRHYETDYYRDARERTLSTPGSGSGTSSGSSTTVSAGVGGTIVGAVAGNTGTGGSAGTVTGGSGGSTSGGVGFYRSHSRSPCRFETPEPRYESRAREPFTLASVVHRDLYREERGRRGERSYRHSRSRSPHSTHSRNPSPQRLVSQATRPPRSHSGSGSRSRSSSSDSVSSTSSSTSGSDSSSSSSDDSPARSVQSAAVPAPSALPLSSLDKDEPRKSFGIKVQNLPVRSTDTSLKDGLFHEFKKHGKVTSVQIHGASEERYGLVFFRQQEDQEKALGASKGKLFFGMQIDVTAWNGPETESENEFRPLDERIDEFHPKATRTLFIGNLEKTTSYHDLLNIFQRFGEIVDIDIKKVNGAPQYAFLQYCDIASVCKAIKKMDGEYLGNNRLKLGFGKSMPTTCVWLDGLASNTTEQFLTRHFCRYGHVVKVVFDRMKGMALILYNNIEYAQAAVKETKGWKIGGNKIKVDFANQESQMAFYRSMQASGQDIRDFYDILSERRDERRTQYEFQAERPYYENVRTPGTYTEDPRRKYPARSREFYTEWDPYQGDYYDPQYFDDPREYREYRADPYEQDIRKYSYLQRERERERERFETDRGRDHGRRTIERSQSPSHIASRRPASPTASPSLSERIPSDSDRRICCRSSERSGSCSSISPPRFDKPEKARAERYNKTDKLEKDRVFEVERGNVGEKEKRAGRKDRGDKEKNEKQRLKKLKVASPVIQTCDTEPEHERDVSPDSALRSKNSKVQKEGSSKGRLDLMPCVVQLTRVKEKEGKLIGHALPEKQRPRGGNDSPRLASPSADQRSPPFRSELPKSDINKHGKLPKEKNMASMVEVVDKDAKIKCKRHGKSELGFDGGVAVDIDRLAARKRRFEDSGKTDRQKRTSEEDIGRLGLRKLWDSAKETDPDKNLVLKGMHKKEHRKDNCEKIVSINSPRDEQDCERNSMSLTLERQSQLGELTEDSIDQLDTPYLKIEYGASKSQSTSSLTKISDDGSLDLDESKDQHKQSLSENEEEGIGQCRDPNEGDEGPLSHNDQANSCKKQMEPCRWLRLKLSESDKFAKSESPQVNEAEEFDKDCLVHDVEKATQDVTNDDFPSCKRKKLENFDFEMVTAKRERNFGGSQKLNDDTYQSLTSSVGAGHFSANEEDETAKISLSVINKESKSSPTADDKIFSRIESLKYNLDLTAGHFQSPDTELPKLKTTLHGCDEDLLQRWQRRIKSDSLRMDMTFPSGIVKRESIRKRLGHDLEPGEVQSDSDDDGENKHNSPKSNTSLSYILRDREERMTDLKLSGSLEKNKFYSFALDKTITPDTKALLERAKTLYSSREDNWSFLPSRFPTSHSCSDKEKVELAPRPIPSWYLKMKKKKIRTDSEEKVHDKKEELKPQDQERQELFASRFLHSSIFEQDSRRLQHLERKDQDLETGVGRPLAKPGSTEMQPLSGGADIPQEPIVLFHSRFLELQQQKDKDHPPPDTESVAIVVEIKRDEAQTSDNELSKVSEPVLKVDDKSVSSSLILSVSSFVPSPKEMSSPERKEVITPSSDHSMSVQEEKGENVLEASPSQSSPVEDLKPVAPKLTITPPPVLSEPETKIESKVELIEAKGNMGNSLVVGHNPLLDDKPPTPGGSLSSFEAETAELPYSEYPKLAEKSEIIKTELKTEIQESKHFEESHKTESDNDVYMPELEAEIKPLPSRKQPKNKRAKPAVSVLRTPQPSQIAATEKPATRKSERIDREKLKRASSPRGEMLKASSEPKTTSKSPIHASDFEQNLESSLIHGRTRRRNVRSVYATLHEGEQAGKEAIESSRSMRKRGADKEQMQQDVQNPSANTRRGRPPKRGAKRGEDVSPVKGDQQKMMEEDIDTRETSTTVEVLKATEGWRSPRTQKVQQPQLTSCAGTSVNKKANRIEKQSGSATPPAEEAVDLASIDESEIQSKVDSELVGKSAEKEENPNSPVHRKEKELKDHSGKKSADRDIERVDPIQSERTQQPEKSVKIKTPRLKRNAKQLIEDKSHSLKNLEIRVSVDDVKGLLRSEEDEHESFEAATITKTKPGVQENEETKTISFPKEDKQLSVQQKEETMSEPEPPADPAAALLARQMELEQAVENIAKLTEEQPPRPYKEPPSARPTLLPPVVVEPENEVEEEKRANPASETELAAAIDSITAEDISTDADGFTAPPPYTALIPTPEPLISPSSNEIMEPETHMAINNILAADPDDGSVIAESKAADPHVVVPEDPPLPETPKKVGKVRAKTPKKSRTRKGAANKKGDTAEDVSEPEPSPVKLPESIPEDLETINSKAVTVTAGAAPAGSVVTAVATCRRDVTSAMTVDTPKEAEQPAVEQPVPKESAFHSGTSNISNCKKCPQAVEPSTPSLAPSPAHPPPLSQFSVPLPRPGKLSVSPDWLPRSEESRIYVAPSSHVTVVTPSAPAVAALGTPSANPPMPPDTKASDIDPSSSTLRKILMEPKYVSASNSNAVPTTMVTSVLSDPSRMSENEISSDTSGLRQLHPEERALLPQQPPHHKPSPLTESQHNCGEKTQQSVISSPTTSVISRIPMPYDTEETPRISLSNRNIGLSIPKQKFRSNSNENSRYHVVDTVEDVTRGRSVVESTPYSTGTSPGLRVNTSEGVVVLSYSGQKTEGPHRMRAKISQIPQASAGDIEFQQSVSKSQIKQEPVTTLSQPHTPKGPPNPATYGHTGVLLTGQSYNSQPVISSTKQESPGPDKSEAMYHTGSQGGVVKMFQQSVSTPQVLMYNQAVIQQHGKRGSGTEPLPKKMEMAKTAQQSNLSPVMSPHHPSLSGTRMSPSPGIPTDRAVPHLKQEPQSPRTAVHSSSPFAKACPPSSSPIGTSVVLGPGMPPMSPYHSSVHHPHAEQSSVIIQPHSVTQSIAHEVRLNTPPISGVSYGRRAESLPSPHPGPTQRSNTPQPNVIRDMVLQSHSGPQGSVPGSGGSSGNEEEPRHFNQALNRSSVPQLQSDVMMMQSDHRGLHPGIRLDQYRDMHQRMLMHQQLGEQAIAEARQSRTPEAGTTSSNSISGPSKSPVVGKNLPLTARESPKPLEGKMSHPPSTESRIMGVHTSSPVMVSPHPQGVQLMHPGRYRDMRSFPSQFSGHPSMGLNLANRGIGPSQVPPDAELGHRGKLSQSRVGGSDPKPENSHLRHGSSMDLSHLSRMPRDTASPSYPSPMTSPVTSPMALSHKSDATVQKGPGAFLQTPPPALPPSSSSQPRPDVKLEHSGHRSVDMVQLLTKYPIVWQGLLALKNDQAAVQLHFVSGNNMLAQRSLPPPEGGPLLRIVQRMRLEASQLDSVARRMTVENDYCLLLALPCGRDQEDVLNQTQALKGGFITYLQTKQAAGIINVPNPGSNQPAYVVQIFPPCEFSESHLSRMAPDLLNSISSISPHLMIVIASV, encoded by the exons AACTGCTGAAAGTCGGGATCGGGCATATGATCACAGTGCCTATGGACATCACGATCGTCCTGGAAGCAGTTTTGAACGCCAGCGGCACTACGAAACAGACTATTATCGTGATGCCAGAGAGAGGACTCTAAGCACACCTGGGAGTGGGTCTGGTACTTCGAGTGGAAGCAGTACAACAGTCTCAGCGGGAGTTGGTGGAACTATTGTTGGTGCTGTTGCTGGCAATACTGGAACAGGTGGATCGGCAGGGACCGTgacaggaggaagtggaggatcTACATCTGGTGGAGTAGGCTTCTACCGCTCCCACAGCAGGAGCCCTTGTCGCTTTGAGACGCCAGAGCCTCGCTATGAGTCTCGTGCCAGGGAACCCTTTACTTTGGCAAGTGTGGTTCACAGGGACCTTTACCGAGAGGAGAGGGGTCGACGTGGGGAGCGTTCATACCGCCACAGTCGCAGCCGGTCTCCACACTCGACACATTCGAGAAACCCCTCTCCTCAAAGACTGGTGAGCCAGGCCACCCGTCCTCCACGTTCCCACAGTGGGTCTGGCTCTCGAAGCCGGTCATCCAGCTCTGACTCAGTCAGCagtaccagcagcagcactagtGGCAG TGATTCTAGCAGTAGTTCGAGTGATGACTCCCCAGCGCGCTCAGTGCAGTCTGCTGCTGTTCCTGCACCTTCAGCACTTCCTTTATCCTCCCTTGACAAGGATGAACCACGTAAGAGCTTTGGCATCAAGGTCCAAAATCTTCCAGTGCGCTCCACAG ATACAAGTCTCAAGGATGGTCTCTTCCATGAATTTAAGAAACATGGAAAAGTCACATCTGTACAAATCCATGGAGCCTCAGAGGAGCGCTATGGACTTGTGTTCTTTCGCCAACAAGAGGACCAAGAGAAAGCCTTGGGAGCATCAAAAGGGAAGCTCTTTTTTGGCATGCAAATTGATGTCACTGCCTGGAATGGCCCTG AAACAGAAAGTGAGAATGAGTTTCGTCCTTTGGATGAAAGGATAGATGAGTTTCATCCAAAAGCCACACGGACGTTATTTATTGGAAACCTGGAAAAGACCACCAGCTACCATGATTTGCTTAATATCTTCCAGCGCTTTGGAGAAATAGTG GATATTGACATCAAGAAAGTGAATGGAGCCCCACAGTATGCCTTTCTGCAGTACTGTGACATTGCTAGTGTCTGTAAGGctataaaaaaaatggatggcGAGTACCTTGGCAACAATAGGCTAAAG CTGGGCTTTGGAAAGAGTATGCCTACGACTTGTGTTTGGTTGGATGGATTAGCGTCAAACACCACAGAGCAGTTTCTTACCCGCCATTTCTGCCGCTATGGACATGTTGTCAAG GTTGTATTTGACAGAATGAAAGGAATGGCCCTCATCCTGTACAACAACATTGAATATGCACAGGCTGCTGTCAAAGAGACAAAGGGATGGAAGATTGGTGGCAATAAAATCAAG GTGGACTTTGCCAATCAGGAAAGTCAGATGGCTTTCTATCGTTCAATGCAGGCATCTGGCCAGGATATTCGAGATTTTTATGACATCCTCTCTGAACGAAG GGATGAGCGGCGGACTCAGTACGAGTTTCAAGCAGAACGGCCGTATTATGAAAATGTACGGACACCAGGAACATACACTGAAGATCCACGTCGCAAATATCCTGCAAGAAGTCGTGAGTTCTACACTGAATGGGACCCATATCAGGGAGATTACTATGATCCACAGTACTTTGATGACCCACGTGAATATCGAGAATACAGAGCAGACCCATATGAGCAGGACATCCGCAAATACAGCTATTTGCAACGAGAACGTGAACGAGAGAGGGAGCGCTTTGAAACAGATCGTGGACGTGATCATGGGAGAAGGACAATTGAGCGTAGCCAAAGCCCATCTCATATTGCCTCTCGTCGTCCTGCCAGCCCCACTGCATCACCCTCCCTTTCTGAACGGATACCAAGTGACTCAGATCGTCGTATTTGTTGTCGATCTTCAGAAAGAAGTGGTAGCTGCAGTTCAATCTCCCCGCCCAGATTTGACAAGCCTGAAAAAGCACGAGCTGAAAGGTATAACAAAACTGATAAGCTTGAGAAGGATAGAGTTTTTGAAGTTGAACGAGGAAATGTGGGTGAAAAGGAGAAGCGGGCAGGGCGTAAAGATCGAGGGGACaaggagaaaaatgagaaacagaggTTGAAGAAGCTCAAAGTGGCATCACCTGTCATCCAAACATGTGATACAGAACCTGAACATGAAAGAGATGTTAGCCCTGATTCAGCTCTTCGAAGTAAAAATAGCAAAGTCCAGAAGGAGGGCTCCAGCAAAGGAAGGTTAGACCTTATGCCTTGTGTGGTACAGTTAACACGTgttaaagaaaaagagggaaaattaaTTGGTCATGCTCttccagaaaaacaaagaccTAGGGGTGGCAATGACAGTCCTAGGTTGGCATCAccttcagctgatcagaggAGTCCTCCATTCCGCTCCGAGCTGCCAAAAAGTGATATAAATAAGCATGGAAAGTTgcccaaagaaaaaaatatggctaGTATGGTGGAGGTTGTTGACAAGGATGCTAAAATCAAATGCAAGAGACATGGAAAATCTGAACTGGGATTTGATGGTGGTGTTGCTGTGGATATTGACCGTTTAGCTGCAAGGAAAAGGCGTTTTGAAGACTCTGGGAAAACAGATCGACAAAAGAGAACCAGCGAGGAGGATATTGGTAGACTAGGACTTCGTAAACTATGGGACAGTGCTAAGGAGACAGACCCTGATAAGAACCTTGTGTTAAAGGGGATGCATAAGAAGGAGCACCGCAAGGACAACTGTGAGAAAATAGTTTCTATTAATAGTCCTAGAGATGAACAAGACTGTGAAAGAAACTCCATGAGCCTTACTCTGGAGCGCCAGTCACAACTTGGAGAGCTCACTGAAGATTCTATAGATCAATTAGACACTCCCTATCTGAAAATTGAATATGGGGCATCAAAAAGCCAGAGCACTTCAAGTCTCACAAAGATATCAGATGATGGCAGCCTTGATCTTGATGAATCAAAAGATCAACACAAACAGAGTTTGTCTGAAAATGAAGAAGAGGGCATAGGGCAGTGCAGAGACCCAAATGAGGGTGATGAAGGACCTCTGTCACACAATGACCAGGCTAATAGTTGTAAAAAACAAATGGAACCGTGTCGGTGGCTCCGACTTAAGCTTAGTGAATCTGATAAGTTTGCAAAATCTGAGAGTCCACAAGTTAATGAGGCTGAAGAATTTGATAAGGATTGTTTGGTTCATGATGTAGAAAAAGCAACTCAGGATGTCACAAATGATGATTTCCCTTCTTGTAAACGTAAAAAATTGGAGAATTTTGACTTTGAAATGGTCACTGCAAAACGAGAGCGCAACTTTGGTGGTTCCCAAAAGTTGAATGATGACACATATCAGAGTCTTACATCCTCAGTAGGTGCTGGACACTTTTCTGCAAATGAGGAAGATGAAACTGCCAAGATCTCTTTATCAGTTATAAACAAAGAAAGTAAGTCTTCTCCAACAGCAGATGATAAAATATTCTCACGCATTGAGTCATTAAAATACAATTTGGACCTGACGGCCGGTCATTTTCAGTCTCCTGACACAGAGCTTCCAAAGCTTAAGACAACATTACATGGATGTGATGAGGATTTACTGCAACGCTGGCAAAGACGGATCAAGTCTGATTCACTTAGAATGGATATGACCTTTCCAAGTGGCATTGTGAAACGTGAAAGCATCCGCAAGCGGCTTGGGCATGATTTGGAGCCTGGAGAGGTGCAGTCAGATTCAGATGATGatggagaaaacaaacataacTCTCCGAAGTCCAATACCTCCCTGTCTTATATCCTCAGGGATAGAGAGGAAAGGATGACAGACTTGAAGCTTTCAGGCTCCTTAGAGAAGAATAAGTTTTATTCTTTTGCATTAGATAAAACTATTACTCCTGATACAAAAGCACTCCTTGAAAGAGCCAAGACACTGTACTCATCCAGGGAAGACAATTGGTCTTTTCTCCCCTCTCGCTTTCCAACCTCCCATAGTTGTTCAGATAAGGAGAAAGTTGAGTTAGCACCACGACCTATTCCCTCCTGgtacttgaaaatgaaaaagaaaaagatacgTACAGACTCTGAAGAGAAGGTGCATGATAAAAAGGAGGAACTCAAGCCACAAGACCAAGAACGTCAGGAACTTTTTGCCTCTCGTTTTCTTCATAGTTCAATCTTTGAACAGGATTCACGCCGTTTGCAGCATCTTGAACGTAAAGATCAGGATTTAGAGACAGGAGTTGGTAGACCTCTGGCTAAGCCAGGTTCTACTGAGATGCAGCCTTTATCTGGCGGGGCTGACATTCCACAAGAGCCCATAGTGCTTTTCCATAGTCGATTTTTGGAGCTCCAACAACAAAAGGACAAAGACCATCCTCCACCGGATACTGAAAGTGTTGCTATAGTGGTTGAGATTAAAAGAGATGAAGCGCAGACCAGTGATAATGAACTGTCTAAAGTATCTGAGCCAGTGTTGAAAGTTGATGACAAATCAGTCAGCTCCTCACTAATCTTATCAGTTTCCTCATTTGTTCCTTCTCCTAAAGAGATGTCTTCACCAGAAAGGAAAGAAGTTATAACTCCATCCTCGGATCACTCTATGTCTGttcaagaagaaaaaggagaaaatgtccTTGAGGCATCCCCATCGCAGTCTTCTCCTGTGGAAGACTTGAAACCAGTTGCTCCTAAGCTAACTATAACCCCTCCACCAGTCCTTTCAGAGCCAGAAACCAAAATTGAGTCAAAAGTGGAGTTAATTGAAGCCAAAGGGAATATGGGAAATAGTTTGGTTGTGGGACATAACCCTCTCTTGGATGATAAGCCTCCTACTCCTGGTGGTTCCTTAAGTAGTTTTGAGGCAGAGACTGCAGAACTCCCTTACTCTGAATATCCAAAGCTTgcagaaaaatctgaaataattAAGACAGAACTTAAAACAGAGATTCAAGAATCAAAACACTTTGAGGAATCTCATAAAACTGAGTCAGACAATGATGTATATATGCCAGAGCTTGAGGCTGAAATAAAACCATTACCAAGCCGCAAACAGCCTAAAAACAAAAGGGCAAAGCCAGCTGTGTCGGTATTACGTACTCCACAACCTTCCCAAATTGCTGCCACTGAGAAACCTGCAACTCGAAAGAGTGAACGGATtgacagagagaaactcaaaaGGGCATCATCTCCTCGAGGAGAGATGTTAAAAGCATCATCTGAACCTAAAACCACATCCAAGTCACCAATTCATGCTTCagattttgaacaaaatcttgAGTCAAGCTTGATCCATGGGAGGACACGTCGCAGAAATGTACGCTCAGTTTATGCCACACTACATGAGGGAGAGCAAGCAGGCAAAGAGGCAATTGAGTCATCACGTTCTATGCGGAAACGTGGTGCTGATAAAGAACAGATGCAGCAAGATGTTCAGAATCCATCTGCTAATACAAGACGAGGTCGCCCACCTAAAAGGGGAGCTAAACGGGGGGAAGATGTATCACCGGTAAAAGGAGATCAGCAAAAAATGATGGAAGAAGACATAGATACAAGAGAAACTTCAACCACTGTGGAGGTGCTGAAAGCCACTGAGGGATGGCGTTCACCCCGCACTCAAAAAGTGCAACAACCTCAGCTCACTTCATGTGCTGGAACCTCAGTTAACAAGAAAGCAAATAGAATAGAGAAACAATCTGGAAGTGCTACGCCACCAGCTGAAGAAGCTGTTGATCTAGCAAGTATTGATGAATCAGAGATTCAATCTAAAGTTGATTCTGAACTTGTTGGTAAATcagcagaaaaggaagaaaaccCAAACTCCCCTGTgcacagaaaggaaaaagaattGAAAGATCACAGTGGAAAGAAATCTGCTGATCGGGATATTGAAAGAGTAGACCCCATTCAGTCAGAGAGGACACAACAGCCTGAAAAGAGTGTTAAAATTAAAACCCCAAGGTTGAAAAGAAATGCTAAGCAGCTCATTGAAGATAAATCACACAGCCTAAAAAATCTTGAGATCCGTGTAAGTGTTGATGATGTGAAAGGTTTACTTCGCTCAGAGGAAGATGAGCATGAGTCATTTGAAGCTGCTACTATTACAAAAACCAAACCAGGAGTACAAGAGAATGAAGAAACAAAGACTATAAGTTTCCCGAAAGAGGATAAACAGCTCAGTGTACAGCAAAAGGAGGAAACTATGTCAGAACCTGAACCTCCTGCTGATCCAGCTGCTGCTCTTTTAGCACGGCAGATGGAACTGGAGCAGGCAGTTGAAAATATTGCCAAACTTACAGAAGAGCAACCACCTCGACCATATAAGGAACCACCTTCAGCACGACCTACATTGCTGCCTCCAGTGGTAGTGGAGCCAGAGAATGAAGTTGAGGAGGAAAAGCGAGCTAATCCTGCAAGTGAAACTGAACTTGCAGCTGCTATTGATTCCATTACAGCTGAAGATATATCTACAGATGCAGATGGATTCACAGCTCCTCCTCCGTACACTGCTCTCATTCCTACCCCTGAACCCCTGATATCACCCTCTTCCAATGAGATAATGGAACCAGAGACACATATGGCAATTAATAATATTCTTGCAGCTGACCCGGATGATGGGTCAGTCATAGCAGAGTCCAAAGCAGCTGACCCACATGTTGTTGTGCCTGAGGATCCCCCTCTACCTGAAACACCCAAAAAAGTAGGGAAGGTTCGTGCAAAGACTCCAAAGAAGTCAAGGACTCGCAAAGGTGCAGCTAATAAGAAGGGCGACACTGCTGAAGATGTTTCAGAGCCAGAGCCCTCTCCAGTCAAGTTACCTGAGTCTATCCCAGAAGACTTAGAGACCATCAACTCCAAAGCTGTTACTGttacagctggagcagcaccaGCAGGCTCAGTGGTCACTGCTGTTGCAACTTGTAGGCGTGATGTTACAAGTGCTATGACAGTGGACACACCTAAGGAGGCAGAACAGCCTGCAGTTGAACAGCCTGTACCCAAGGAATCTGCCTTTCACTCAGGCACAAGCAACATTTccaactgtaaaaaatgtccCCAAGCAGTGGAGCCATCCACCCCTTCTCTTGCCCCTTCTCCAGCCCACCCACCACCTCTATCCCAATTCAGTGTACCCCTACCACGCCCTGGCAAATTGTCTGTCTCCCCAGACTGGCTTCCTAGATCTGAAGAAAGTCGAATATATGTTGCTCCTTCATCTCATGTTACGGTGGTAACTCCCTCTGCTCCAGCAGTAGCTGCACTTGGAACACCTTCAGCCAATCCACCAATGCCTCCTGACACCAAGGCTTCAGATATTGATCCTAGCTCAAGCACCTTAAGAAAAATTCTAATGGAACCTAAATATGTGTCTGCATCAAACAGCAATGCTGTACCTACCACTATGGTAACATCTGTATTATCCGACCCTTCACGAATGTCGGAGAATGAAATTTCATCTGACACATCAGGTTTAAGACAGTTGCATCCTGAAGAAAGAGCACTTCTACCACAACAACCCCCACATCACAAACCCTCTCCGCTTACAGAGTCCCAGCATAACTGTGGAGAGAAAACCCAGCAGTCAGTCATTTCATCTCCCACTACCTCAGTAATAAGTCGAATTCCAATGCCTTATGACACAGAAGAAACACCACGGATTTCCCTAAGCAACCGAAATATTGGGCTGTCTATTCCCAAGCAGAAATTTAGATCAAACTCCAATGAGAATAGCCGCTACCATGTAGTGGATACAGTAGAAGATGTAACTAGAGGGCGCTCTGTTGTTGAGTCAACACCCTATAGCACAGGCACCAGTCCGGGCCTTAGGGTCAATACATCAGAAGGTGTTGTTGTTCTGAGTTACTCGGGTCAGAAAACTGAGGGGCCTCACAGAATGAGAGCTAAAATTAGTCAGATTCCCCAAGCTAGTGCTGGTGACATAGAGTTTCAGCAATCTGTGTCTAAATCTCAGATTAAGCAAGAGCCAGTGACCACATTATCCCAACCCCACACACCAAAAGGACCCCCAAATCCTGCCACTTACGGACACACAGGGGTCCTGTTGACTGGACAGTCTTATAACTCCCAACCTGTCATCTCCAGTACCAAGCAGGAGAGTCCTGGGCCTGACAAATCTGAAGCCATGTATCACACAGGATCCCAGGGTGGGGTGGTAAAGATGTTCCAACAGTCAGTTAGTACTCCCCAAGTGTTGATGTACAACCAAGCTGTAATACAGCAGCATGGAAAAAGAGGATCAGGAACCGAACCTCTACCAAAAAAGATGGAAATGGCCAAGACTGCTCAGCAATCTAACCTCAGCCCCGTCATGAGCCCACATCACCCATCATTATCTGGAACCCGCATGAGCCCCAGCCCCGGCATTCCAACTGATCGGGCAGTTCCGCACCTAAAGCAAGAACCCCAGTCTCCACGAACAGCTGTTCACTCCTCTTCACCCTTTGCCAAAGCCTGTCCTCCTAGTAGTTCTCCCATTGGAACGTCTGTGGTTTTGGGTCCTGGCATGCCCCCTATGTCTCCATATCACTCTAGTGTGCATCATCCACACGCAGAACAGTCGTCTGTCATAATTCAGCCTCATAGTGTCACTCAGTCAATTGCACATGAGGTCAGGTTGAATACCCCACCAATATCTGGAGTTAGCTATGGAAGACGAGCTGAATCCCTGCCATCTCCTCACCCAGGGCCTACACAGCGCTCAAACACACCTCAGCCCAATGTAATTCGAGACATGGTGCTGCAGTCTCACTCAGGCCCCCAGGGGTCAGTGCCAGGTAGTGGTGGCAGCAGTGGAAATGAAGAGGAGCCTAGACATTTTAACCAAGCCCTCAATAGGTCCTCTGTGCCCCAGCTCCAGTCAGATGTAATGATGATGCAAAGTGACCACCGAGGGCTACACCCAGGAATACGCTTGGACCAATACAGAGACATGCACCAGCGCATGCTCATGCACCAGCAACTGGGAGAGCAGGCCATTGCAGAGGCACGACAGTCTCGCACCCCAGAGGCTGGCACAACTTCATCTAACAGCATCTCTGGGCCATCCAAGAGTCCTGTTGTGGGAAAAAACCTGCCACTGACCGCAAGGGAGTCTCCCAAACCACTGGAAGGGAAGATGTCTCACCCACCTTCTACTGAGAGTAGGATCATGGGAGTCCATACTTCAAGTCCTGTTATGGTGTCCCCTCACCCTCAGGGTGTTCAGCTGATGCATCCAGGAAGGTATCGGGACATGCGCAGTTTTCCCTCACAGTTTTCAGGACATCCTTCGATGGGGCTGAACCTGGCTAACCGAGGCATAGGACCATCACAG GTCCCTCCAGATGCAGAACTGGGTCACAGGGGTAAATTGTCTCAGTCACGTGTGGGAGGAAGTGACCCTAAGCCTGAGAATTCCCACCTTCGCCATGGTTCTTCTATGGATCTTTCACACTTGTCCCGAATGCCAAGGGATACAGCCTCACCTTCGTACCCATCTCCCATGACTTCACCTGTGACATCCCCCATGGCACTCTCTCACAAATCAGATGCAACTGTCCAGAAGGGACCTGGAGCCTTCCTGCAAACACCTCCACCAGCACTGCCCCCATCAAGTTCATCACAGCCACGACCTGATGTCAAGCTGGAGCATTCAGGCCATCGTTCCGTTgacatggtgcagcttttaacG AAATACCCAATTGTATGGCAAGGCCTGTTGGCACTGAAAAATGACCAGGCTGCTGTCCAGCTGCACTTTGTTTCTGGCAACAACATGCTGGCCCAGCGCTCCTTGCCACCCCCAGAAGGAGGTCCTCTTCTCCGTATTGTCCAGAGAATGAGGCTAGAGGCCTCCCAGCTGGACAGTGTGGCACGCAGAATGACT GTGGAGAATGACTACTGTTTGCTGCTGGCCTTACCCTGTGGTCGAGACCAAGAAGATGTCCTTAATCAGACGCAAGCACTCAAAGGAGGCTTCATCACCTACCTGCAAACCAAACAGGCAGCTGGCATCATCAATGTCCCCAACCCTGGCTCCAATCAG CCAGCTTATGTGGTGCAAATATTCCCGCCATGTGAATTCTCGGAGAGCCACCTGTCACGCATGGCCCCGGACCTTctgaacagcatctccagcatTTCCCCTCACCTCATGATTGTCATCGCCTCtgtgtaa